The window AGATCGCGGCCAGGGTGGCGACCACGGCGGGCACGGTGAGCAACGGGTACGCGGACAGGTGCGTCTCGGGTTCGCCCGGTGCCGGCGGTTTGGCGCCCGGGTTGGCGTACCGGGTGCCGGTGGCGGTCAGCATCGGCCCGATCACCAGCGGGACCGCCGCGGCCAGCGGCGCCCAGCCGGGCACGTCGTAGTGCAGCAGTACGCCGAGCGTGCCGAGCCCGAACACCGAGGCCCCGGCACCCGCGCCGCAGAGCCCGGCCACCCGCCGGTAGCCGGAGGAGCGCAGGGCGGTGACCGCGATGATCGACAACCCGCCCACGACGAGCAGCGCCACGGCCAGGGCGACCGGTGGTATCCCACCGGCCGGCGGCATCAGCCACCCGGCGAAGGCGAGGCTGATGCCGAGACTCAGCCCGTCGAACCCCCGGCGCAGCCGCATCGACGTGGTGCTCGCCGCGCCGGGCAGGAGCAGGGCGCCGAGCAGGTACAGCGGCAGGGCGACGAGCAGCCCGGTGAGGATCACGCCGGGGTGGGCCGCGGCCGGCAGCAGGGGCAGGGCGAGTGCGGTGAGCCCGGTTGCCACCACACCGACACCGAGGAAGCCGACGCCCCGACAGGGGCCGGAGCTGCGCCGGGCGGAGTGGATGGCCAGCGCGAGCCGGATCAGCCGGGCGGCGGCCAGGGCGGAGACCACGCCGACGGCGGCGGCCAGGGCGAGGTACGCGGACAGGAGACCGGTGGAACCGGCAAGCAGGAAACTCACTGCCGCCGATCCGGCGACGAGTTCCGGAAGCCGGATGGTGCGCCGGCGTTTTCCGGCGCGCGGGGGAGGCGCCACGGACACGGCGAAGTCGCCTTCTGCAGGGGGCACGGGGACGGTGTGGTGCGCGGGCGGTTCGGTGCGGGGCAGGTACGCCACGGGCGGTTTCGGCGGAGGGTTGCGGCGCACCTATCAACCGTCAACGAGGGATCCGGGGCGCGGTTACGCCCCGGTACGAAATATCCCGGTGACGCCGCTCACTTTTGGTAATCCCACGGCTACCCGTTTGGTCGCTTCGGTGCTTCCGGTCGGGTCAGATCGGCCCGGACGGGTCGACTCCCACCGGTGGCGGGGTCCGGACCGGGTGCGAAACTAGGGAGGTGACCAGCACCGATACCGTCCACTTCCGGTACAGCCAGGCGATCTGGGTGGCCGCCGTGATCGCGTTCATCAGCGCCCTGCCGCTGGCCAGCGCCGGTTGGTACTTCACCCCGGTACTGCTCATCCCGCTGCTGATCGGCATCTGGGCCTGGCGCGCCGGCACCGACGCGGACCGGGCCGGGATGAAGGTCCGGGCCCTGTTCGGGCAGCGGCTGATCCCCTGGCACGAGGTGGTCCAACTGGGCGTCGACGATCGGCGCCGGGTGATC of the Micromonospora sp. NBC_01796 genome contains:
- a CDS encoding PH domain-containing protein, which gives rise to MTSTDTVHFRYSQAIWVAAVIAFISALPLASAGWYFTPVLLIPLLIGIWAWRAGTDADRAGMKVRALFGQRLIPWHEVVQLGVDDRRRVIAFLTGGQVVSLPAVPADGLHRLVAASGQHLLGTDDQAPSTAQ